ACACGAACAACTTGTCAACAACGCGATCCAAAAAATACCGATCGTGGGAAACAGCTATGACTGCTCCAGCAAATTCCTCAAGATATTCTTCAAGAATTGTCAACGTTTGAATATCCAAATCATTCGTCGGTTCATCTAACAGGAGTACGTTTGGTGCACCCATCAAAATCCGCAATAACTGAAGCCGCCGTTTTTCTCCTCCGGAAAGCTTTCCTATTGGTGTCCACTGAAGTGCAGCAGGAAATAAAAACCTTTCCAACATTTGTGCAGCACTGATCAATCCACCATCAGCAGTGAAAACATACTCCCCTGCTTCCTTGATGTACTCAATCACTCTTTGATTGCCGTCCATTTCATCACTTTCTTGGGAAAAAAATCCGTGTTTGACAGTTGGACCTTTCTCAATGCTTCCTGAATCCGGGTCAATCCTTCCTGCTATGATATTGAGCAGCGTGGATTTTCCTCTGCCATTTGGTCCGATAATCCCGACTCGATCCTCTTTGGAAACAATATAAGTAAAATCCTGGATCAAGCGTTTCCCATCATAGCTTTTCTCTATACGCTCCAATTCAAAAACTTTCTTGCCCAATCGAGTGGCTACAGAAGAAATTTCAATTTTAGTCGTCCCAGATTCGTATGATTGCTGTTGGAGTTTTTCAAACCGATCAATTCTGGCTTTTTGTTTTGTCGACCTGGCTTTGGCTCCTCTCTGAATCCATGCCAATTCCCTTCGCAACAGGTTGGCCCGTTTTCTCTCCGAGGATTCCCGTTGTTCTTCCCGTTCCGCTTTTTTCTCTAGAAAGTAACGATAACTGCCATCGTAACTATAAAGACGCCCTTGATCCAATTCGATAATCCGATTGACAACGCGATCCAGAAAATACCTGTCATGTGTGACGAGCAGTAATGCCCCTTTGCGTTTATTTAAATACTGTTCTAGCCAGTCGACCGTTTCATGATCGATATGGTTTGTTGGTTCATCCAATATTAATAGATCAGATGGATGAATAAGAGCATTTGCCAAAGCTACTCGTTTCCTCTGTCCACCGGAAAGTGTGCCGACTTTTGCATCAAACTGCGGGATTCCCAATCTGGTTAAAATGGTCTTTGCTTCACTTTCCATCTGCCAGGCATCTAACGCATCCATTTGTTGCTGCAATGACAGCAATCGATTTTGCAAAGCGGTATCATTCTGCTGCAGTTCCAATTTCCCTATCGTTTCCTGATACTCTTTAACGGTTTGCATAACTGGTGTATTGCCTTTGAAGACTTGTTGCAGTACTGTAGCATCCGGATCAAACTCGGGATTTTGCGGTAAATATTCAATTGTTGCATGACTTCCCGCAATAACTTTTCCTGAATCGGGACTTTCCAAGCCCGCAATGATCTTTAAAAAACTCGATTTTCCGGTTCCATTCACACCAATTAAACCGATTTTGTCTCCAACTCCTATACCAAAGGAAACATGCTCAAATAAGCACTTGACGCCAAAGCTTTTGGAAATATCTTCAATCGATAGTAAGTTCATAATTCTTCCTTTTCTAATCGTAAAATTGATCATCGGATGTTGACAACGAATTGAATAGAATGTCAATGAATCCTGATATTTATTGTTTATTGTCCTGTTATAGGAATACTGTTCCGTTATGCGCTTGCAATTGCAAAACAATACTTTTCATAAAAACAGCTATACGGCAAAGAAATTTTGGTGTTTGTAATATATGCGTGGTAAAAGTTTTTCGAAGGTCATTATAGATGTTGATTATAAATGCTGCCACTGCAATCAGGCAACGACAACCTTTTTGGGGATGGTCAAGGACCCGAACAAAAAATCAGGAATTTACGCGCGTCTCTCCTGACGCAATTCCCTGACTTCCTTGTCAAGCCTCCATACCTCTTTTTCTCTTTCTATATGTTTTTCTTTAAAAAATTGTACATCATCACTGACTTCCAGTAATCTCCGCTCTATTCTTGTCTGACCTATTTTCAATTCAGAAATGCAATTCCCATTACTTTCCGAGTGTTTTTCCAAGCTGTCCATTCGCGATTCCAAGCTATCCATTCGTGCTTCCAGGTTATCCATTCGTGCTTCCAGGTTATCCATTCGCGCTTCCAGGTTATCCATTCGTGCTTCCAATTTGTCCATTCTCTTGTTTAACTCTAAAAATCCTTTTTCCATACGGTTGTCCAAATCACGTATTGACTTATTCATGTTTTCAATTAACATATTGGCAAACTTACCTAACAATTCCTCCATCTCATTACGATCCATATTTTTCAACTCCCGTTCTGTATCTGAATATATTAATTATAACATGTTTTATCCGATACCTAGCCGCAACTATATATTCCCGTTTCTTCAAGCCGGTGATCGTAGTTGAAACAATTTGCAATTCATCCGCGTCAAATATTTAAACATTCCGTAAAGAATCGCTAAGGGAGATGATTGTGATGAAAACATTCTCGTTCAAATATTGGCTTCTGTATTTGCTTCTTTTGGATATTTTTTTACTGGTTGGCTGTGGCGGACAGTTGACAACTGGTGCAAGTCCGGAAAAACCGGCAAAGGAAGGAACCCAAAAGGAAAACCACGATAATCAGGTATCGCATCCCACCACCGTCAGTAGCGTCAAGAACAACACATCCATCCCTGATTCGTCTGTGTCCCCAACTACGCAAACTTCACCGAGCAACTCAAGCACTACGGGTGCTTACATCCAGCAACCTAACTCGATTGTGTTTTGGAACATTCAACAAGGACTGCTTCTCTCCGCTAGCAATGGCCATGGATTGGTGTGGAAGACGGTTGATGGCGGTCATAGCTGGACAAAGGTTTATGAAGATTCGAATCTGCTCAGCCGCGTTGTGTTAACAGGCAGCACAAGCGCTAAAGTGCTAGTTGGCGATGATTGGAAAAATCCAAAATCACAGATTGAGACGACAAATAACGGGCAAACATGGGTAAAGATGCCGTATCAAAAACCTCTCTTTGCCGATCAAGCATGCTCAATTGGCAAATTTGGCGAAGATTTATTTGTCAATCATTCCGCCCCATCATCTTCTCAAATTTGGGCTCTTTGCGATGGTCAGCCTGCTGCTGGCCAGATGTCAAAGTTAATTGTTTTCTCGCATGATGGTGGAAAAAATTGGACAAAAAAAGCCGAAGTAACCCCGAAAGCTGCAAATACCAACGGGCTAGGTCTTAACGGCTATCCTATGGGAATTGACTTCCTTTCTGATGGGAGAGGTTGGTTATGGGAATCCCGGGGCAACTCTTTTTATACCATCGACGGCGGTCAAAACTGGATTCCGTTTACCAACCTCACATCGCCTGAGACAAAAGAGGCTCGTTCGATGAGTCTGATCGATAATCAACACGGATATGCACTTCTCTGGGTCAACAACAAATATCTCCTTATGTTCACTAAGGATGGCGGAAAGTCTTGGAGTGAAGCAAATGCTTGGATCAATCAGTAATACTGAGTATACTGTAATTCCGGCTTTTTAAGTATGGGAGGGGCACTTTAAACTGAAAGGGGGCCATCCAGCCCCTTTCAACACAATAATTCGAACAGCACAGAAATCATAATAAATTCCTCTGATGATTCAATGATATGATACAAATGTCAAAACTGCACATTTCGTGTTAATGTCTTCAGAAAGGCAAATCATCATCGGAAAGATCAATTGGTCTTCCATCTCCAAAAGGATCTTCAAATTTTGTTTCTTTCGCTGGTTCACGATTGAGTCCTGATGATCCACTGCCAAAATTCCCTGGATTACCGGAAGGATACTGAGAACCGCCGCCTAATCCGCCATAATTGGATGGAGCCATAGAGGAATTGCCCATCATCGATGAAGACGAAGGATTCTGATCGCCACGATCCAAAAATCTCACATTTTCTGCAACGACTTCTGCAATTCGAACTCTTTGGCCCTCTTTATTCTCATACGAACGAATCTGCAACCGCCCGTCTACCGCAGCTAAGCGGCCTTTTCGCAAATATTGCGCACATAGTTCGCCTAACTTCTGCCATACGATGATATTTATAAAATCTGCTTCCCGTTCACCCATCTGATTGGCTCTTGGCCGATCAACCGCTAATGTAAATGAGGCGACCGCAACTCCGTTTGGCGTATAACGCAACTCTGGGTCCGCAGTCAGTCTTCCAATAAGAATAATGCGATTTAACATAGGTGCACCTCCCTATTTATGAATCGATAGTCTATTAAAATTTAGTATAACAAACCATTTGTTGCTCTACAATATTAAAAAAATTTAAAAATTTTAATAATCTCCTGAATAATCAATTGATCTACTACAATGTTTTATCAAGAAAATTGAATCAAACATTAAAGCGGAAATGCATAACATCTCCATCCTGTACGATATACTCTTTTCCTTCTAATCGTAATTTTCCCTGGTCCCTTGCAGTTACCATTGAACCTGCTTGTACAAGATCATCATACGCTACTACTTCTGCACGAATAAATCCACGTTCAAAGTCAGTATGAATCACCCCCGCCGCTTGCGGCGCCTTCGTCCCTTTTCGAATTGTCCATGCCCGTACTTCTTGTACTCCTGCTGTAAAGTACGTATACAATCCAAGAAGTTTATAAGCAGCGCGAATAAGTCGGTCTAGGCCTGATTCTTCAAGTCCTAATTCCTCTAAAAACATTTGCCGGTCTTCGCCTTCAAGTTCAGCGATTTCTGACTCTACTTTGGCACTAATTACAATAACTTCGGCTTCTTCTTTTGCAGCATATTGCCGTACTTGCTCGACGTAAGTATTTGCATTTGCATTTGCAACTTCCTCTTCAGCTACATTTGCTACATACAATATCTTTTTTTGCGTTAACAAATGCAAATCCCGTACCAATGCCCATTCTTCTTCCGTTAATTCCAACGTCCGCGCTGCTTGTCCTGCCTCTAGAGTCGTTTTGATTTGTTCGAGAACAGATACTTCCTGTTGATATTTTTTATCACCACTTTTCAATTGTTTCTTGGTTTTCTCCATGCGCTTATCAATTGACTCCATATCTGCCAGGATTAGCTCCAAATTGATGGTCTCAATGTCATCGATCGGGTTTACTTTTCCGGATACATGTGTAATATTGGAGTCTTCAAAACAACGGACGACTTGAATAATGGCATCCACTTCGCGAATATGCGAAAGAAACTTATTTCCTAAACCTTCTCCTTGGCTGGCTCCTTTTACTAGTCCAGCAATATCAACAAACTCAAATGCTGTAGGAACAATCCGATTGGGGTTTACGATATCCGCTAACTGTTGCAGCCGAGGATCAGGGACTTCCACCACTCCTACATTTGGATCGATTGTACAGAACGGGTAATTTGCTGCTTCAGCTCCAGCTTTTGTTATCGCATTAAACAACGTTGATTTCCCTACGTTTGGTAATCCTACAATTCCAGCTTTTAAAGCCATTTTGTTACGCCACCTCTATTTTTATTAGAATCTAAACATAATTCAAGTTGTTTCCGTAGTATATTTTAACTTTGTCGATTTCGAAGATTCATCGATATCGTTCCATATAAATTATTTTCAGGTTTAAAAACTTCTTTGCACATCTGAAAGCTTTCGTGCCGATTCTCAACATTAAAAAACTAGCTCTTATTTTATGTAAATATTTTAATGTTTTCAATCCCTGCTACACGTCAAAGAGAAATATAAGCATTATAAGCTAAAATGTTGCACGTGAAACATTAAACATTTTTGATCGATTCCCAATTAAAGCAATCTGAATAAATTGAAACTAAAATCAGATGAATTTTTTCTCCATCTGATTTTTTTGATTAATAGTGCGTGTTCAAAAAGTGGTTAAGTAAGACACAAGGAGTGCGAAGCCGAAGCACGAAAAGGCGACGGAGTGTACGTGTTTGGTACATGAGTAAGCCTTTTTGGGATTCGGCAAAGCAATCCGCCGTGGAGTTTTGACTACTTTTTGAACATCCTCTAATAAAGTCTCACTAAGTGCTTTAGTACTTGAGTCTAGACTTATCCCTGCCATTATATTGAAAAGTTCAAGTAAAAACAATCGAAATTGCAATGTTTTCATTTCTTCGTTTAAAATTTAGGCAACATGTCTAAATTATGCCCTTCTACTCGTTCACCCGTCCCTGCACTCTGTTCAATCACCCAATCGCCCTCCTTATTTAAATCATCAATGCTGTCAATCAATCCCTGATTAGCCAATTGCCGTACCTCTTCTATTGACAGTATTTTCCCGCTTTCCGTTTTAATATATGCTATGTCACCATTACCATCTTTTCGAATTGCGATAATTTTTTCAGACATTCATAATGCCTCCTCTGACTATGCACGAACAAAGTCGAACATTTAACGGATGTTTCCATAGTCGGATTTTTTACATATAGCATGGACAGAATTTGCATTCACTATGAGTGCGTGTTCAAAAAGTGGTTAAGTAAGACACAATCCAAACGATTAAATTTTTTTCAAATTAATGCGACAATCGTATTGGGCACTGCCAATTCCAAGATCTGATAAATAGTTGGCAGTAAGTATATTGACTGATTTTCCTTCTTTAGTAGAAAAACCCTGTTCTATTTTTATCGTTTGCTCTTGCAATCCTGATGATACTTTAACACGCCCTACTAATGAACCACGATCATTCCAGATAAGGATCCGATCTCCAGTAGTTACACTTCGCTGCATTGCAATTGCTTTCGATATCTCGATTTGCGGCAACTCAATTTGACCATTGATTGTATACCCTTGTGAATTTAGCGATTTTCTAGGATGAACTGTCAAAAGATGAAATGGATATCGGTTTCTATATCGTTCATCCTGATTCTCAAGATACACAGGCAACGCACCGCTTTCTTCACCCGCCAATGATGATAAGAATTCATATTTACCGGATGGTGTTGCAAATTCTCCTTCTTTCCAAGGTACTTCCGGAATAGGAAATCGCAGATATCCGGCTTTCTGCAAACGCTCGCTGGAAATACCATACTCCTTTAATTTACCAAACGCACGATCTATCCATTCTTTCGGTGAACCTGCCATTTCTGCTCCAAACCCAAGTCGGTTTGCTAACTCTTGCCATATCTCCAGATCTGGCTTTGTATCTCCAATTCGAGAAATAACCGGATTCATATATACCATGTACGGACTCCACATTGTTGAAAATAAAACATCTTCTTCCTCAAGCGCATGCAGACACGGCAAGATATAGTCTGCCAACTTAGCAGTTTCCGTCATAAACATGTCTATAACAACTTTCACCGGTATCGACTGGTATGCGCGAATCGTCTTATTTGCATCCGGAATTTGCGTGATCGGGTTTGCACGTGTAACGAAGAGCATCTGAATCGGAGGGTTCTGAGCCTGTATGATTTCATCTGCCTGCGTAATTTTTGTAAATTCCCGATACGCATAGCGTTTATCCAATGCTGTAAACGCATCCCAATCAAAGAATTTGGAAATACCCCGATTGGCATAATTCACACCAGCTCCAGAAATCCCTATATTCCCGCTAATTGCTGCCAAAGCATCGATTGCCCGAATGGTATTGCCGCCGTTTGAATATCGTTGCAATCCAATTCCTAATAGTGTACAAGTAGGTTTTGCATCACCATATATAGCAGCAAGCTGCATAATCTGCTCAGATGAAATGCCTGTCATTTCACTGACTCTGTCTAAGGAAAAAGATTGCAGTGAATCATGAAATTGTTGGAATCCTACTGTTCTATTTTTTATAAACATTTCATCTGCTAAATTAAGATCAATTAATTGTTTGCATACGCCAAAAGCTAATGCGCCATCCGTTCCGGGTCTTGGATGAAACCGATTCGCGACAAAACGGTCAAAGTCCGTAGGGGACGGATTGATAACTGTAATCGGAACACCTCTAGCCATGGCACGTTTAATAAATGGCATCATATGCATGTTCGTAACATTAACATTTCTGCCCCATATGACGATATGTCCAGAATGTTCAGCCATATCGTCCGGACTATGGCTGGCCGAATATCCAAAATCAAACCTTTGTGCCTCTAAACCTGCACCCCAGCACAAACTGCCAATCGTATCTGTAAAACCGCCAAACAAATTGAAAAATCGGGTCTCCATTGTTTTTAATAAAGTGCCAGAACCATAATCGTAGTGATGTAATATCGATGTTGGACCGTAGGATGAGCGGAAATTGCTCATGTATTCCGCAATTTCATCCAATGCAAGCTGCCAACTGATTTCATGAAAACGTCCATTTATCTTTTTTAGAGGCGTTAGGATTCTCTCTTTATGATATAAACGATCTACTAGCTTTCTTCCCTTACCGCAAATCATTCCCTGAGTGATCGGATGTTCCGGATCACCTTCTATATGCCGGATCCGCCCATGTTCATCGACTGTAGCCACCATTCCGCAAGCATCCCAGCAATCCAACGGACAAGCTGTACGTATATGTTTCATTTGACTTACTCCTTTGACTTATTCCTGACAGATCGGGTTTATGACTACTCTGTCGTACTTTCCGAGCGGAGAATTTTCTTTAGATCTTTCTCAAATTTACTTCTTGGCATTAATACACTACGACCACAATATTCGCACTTGATTCGTATGTCCATACCCATCCGAATAATTTTCCATTCATTTGTCCCACATGGATGAGGTTTTTTCATCATAACAACATCATTCAATTGAAATGTTTTTTGCATTAGGATCCCTCACCTTGCTTTTTCTCTAATTCAGTAGTTAATGAATCGGATTTTTTCTCAATCGCTGAAGATGTGATTAGTACTTGGTGCGGATAAGGAATCTCAATGCCAACTTCGTCAAATTTTCCTTTGATCCGTTTGAAAATCTCTCTTTGAACACTATAATTCATGAGAGGATTACATTCTACGGTAGAACGAATCACTACCTCAGAAGCTCCAAACGATTGCACCCCCATAACTTGAGGTTCACCTATCATATCGGGTACATCGATTTTTGCTTGCAGCATTACATCTTTAATTACATCAAACACGCGGTCCAAATCCTCATTGTAGGACACTCCAACATCGATAACTGCCAAGGAGTTTGCATTTGAAAAATTGGTCACTTGTGTAATACTGCTATTCGGCAGAATATATATTTCGCCTGTCCATGCACGCAGCTTTGTAATCCGCAATCCAAATTCTTCAACCGTTCCCCGAAACTGACCTGTCTGAATCGAATCTCCGACTGCAAATTGATCCTCAAAAATGATAAAAAATCCTGTGATTACATCTCGCACGAGATTCTGTGCACCAAAACCAATCGCGACACCTACTACCCCAGCTCCAGCCAATAGAGTCGTGACAGGGATATTCAATGCTTCTAATATCGCCATGATTAGCAAAAAGTACACAACATATCGAAGGACATTTATGACTAATGATTGCAGCGTCCGATTTCTTCTTTCATTCAACCGCAATGCACGATGCTGAAATACACGTTGAATAAAGGAAGTTCCAAATTTGATAACGATTTTCGCTAATATGTACCAAATTAGTAGCTTAATTAGAAAGATAGCAATCGATTCATACAAGTCGATGGACATGACTTGTAAATATAATCGATGAAATAAACTTTGCATGGAAACAATACTTGGATTTTTCGTATTCATTTGCAATATCCCCTCCTATAGAAATCCAAAGGACTTTCATCAATAGTACAACAATGCGCCAACATTACAAGATGTTTTGACACATCTACTATTATAACAAAACACTTTGGATTACTCTTATAGTCTCCGGGATATTCACTCTTTATTAACTTGTCCACGATTACCCAAATAGCAAACCCTTTACCAAGGATTCAGTGAAAAAGACGTTCTGACAAATAAAGATTGCTGCAATGAATGATCCAACCAAGCAAATCCGTGGAACCAGGTCAACAAGCTTAGACATGAAATACTGAACATCCATGCTGCAATACCTAGTATTCCATATATCATGGCTCCAGTTAACTTGCTATCCCACATGCCGCTTCTTGGCGGCCATACAGTGATTAAGGAACGGCGAATCATCTGAATGGAAATAAAAAATGCAATCCCTGTTATACTCGTCATAACGTAATTATAGGATTTATTCCATATTTCAAGATCCCGATTGAACATATTGGATCCGACCGGAATTTCACGTACAATATGAAAAAAGGTTGCTGATACTGGTGTTGTTTCATTTATGTGGTATTGAATCCACTCGAGCAAACGAATTTGCAACTCCGGCTGAATTACGAAATGCTCCGTCGAAGGAATGATATCTTTTACTACGATCGCTACAATAGAAAATGCCATGAAATCCATTACAGCATTTAATCCTCTACGTTTCCATCCGATGCAACATGACCAAACGAGGTATAAAACAGCCATGATATCGATTTCCATATCTATCACCCATGTCCTAGCAATCTTTCTGATATTTTTGGCTATGTTTTTATAATCGTACTCTCATCATCCATACCTGCGTTTCATGATACTCTATGACATTATATAAGGAAGTAGAACCATCGGTGGAATATGTCTAAATGGAAAGGAAACTCGAGATCTAGTGAAAGCATAAGTGAAGTCGGAGTCTATCTGAAAAAACTGTTTCTGAAAAATCTATGCAAATATTGATTCAAAACAATCGTATAATTACTCCCCAAAAAGTTCTTACAAAATGCACACGTATCTTAAGTATATGTTGTAAAAATTTTGCATATACTATCAGTATACTTTTTTAAGGTGGAGGAGCCTATGTTTCGAAGTATTCGTAATCGTCTGCCTCAAATTCCCTATAAAATTGACCATGCAGATTCGTTAGCGATACCAACTGTTCGGGATCTTTTGTATGAAACGTTACAAAGAGGAAAATCAGAGCAAC
Above is a window of Fodinisporobacter ferrooxydans DNA encoding:
- a CDS encoding ABC-F family ATP-binding cassette domain-containing protein, with the protein product MNLLSIEDISKSFGVKCLFEHVSFGIGVGDKIGLIGVNGTGKSSFLKIIAGLESPDSGKVIAGSHATIEYLPQNPEFDPDATVLQQVFKGNTPVMQTVKEYQETIGKLELQQNDTALQNRLLSLQQQMDALDAWQMESEAKTILTRLGIPQFDAKVGTLSGGQRKRVALANALIHPSDLLILDEPTNHIDHETVDWLEQYLNKRKGALLLVTHDRYFLDRVVNRIIELDQGRLYSYDGSYRYFLEKKAEREEQRESSERKRANLLRRELAWIQRGAKARSTKQKARIDRFEKLQQQSYESGTTKIEISSVATRLGKKVFELERIEKSYDGKRLIQDFTYIVSKEDRVGIIGPNGRGKSTLLNIIAGRIDPDSGSIEKGPTVKHGFFSQESDEMDGNQRVIEYIKEAGEYVFTADGGLISAAQMLERFLFPAALQWTPIGKLSGGEKRRLQLLRILMGAPNVLLLDEPTNDLDIQTLTILEEYLEEFAGAVIAVSHDRYFLDRVVDKLFVFEGDGVIRQYIGNYSEYLESNTMPPKVSDNPAGRQNQEKKHLPTQNHKAKEQEQEKKEHLLKFTYKERKEYDEIEGIIEQAENDLRVINEKIDGAGSDFELLQELFSHKQELEKKLEVLFERWTYLNELAETIAKQRKHES
- a CDS encoding DUF951 domain-containing protein codes for the protein MQKTFQLNDVVMMKKPHPCGTNEWKIIRMGMDIRIKCEYCGRSVLMPRSKFEKDLKKILRSESTTE
- a CDS encoding molybdopterin-containing oxidoreductase family protein → MKHIRTACPLDCWDACGMVATVDEHGRIRHIEGDPEHPITQGMICGKGRKLVDRLYHKERILTPLKKINGRFHEISWQLALDEIAEYMSNFRSSYGPTSILHHYDYGSGTLLKTMETRFFNLFGGFTDTIGSLCWGAGLEAQRFDFGYSASHSPDDMAEHSGHIVIWGRNVNVTNMHMMPFIKRAMARGVPITVINPSPTDFDRFVANRFHPRPGTDGALAFGVCKQLIDLNLADEMFIKNRTVGFQQFHDSLQSFSLDRVSEMTGISSEQIMQLAAIYGDAKPTCTLLGIGLQRYSNGGNTIRAIDALAAISGNIGISGAGVNYANRGISKFFDWDAFTALDKRYAYREFTKITQADEIIQAQNPPIQMLFVTRANPITQIPDANKTIRAYQSIPVKVVIDMFMTETAKLADYILPCLHALEEEDVLFSTMWSPYMVYMNPVISRIGDTKPDLEIWQELANRLGFGAEMAGSPKEWIDRAFGKLKEYGISSERLQKAGYLRFPIPEVPWKEGEFATPSGKYEFLSSLAGEESGALPVYLENQDERYRNRYPFHLLTVHPRKSLNSQGYTINGQIELPQIEISKAIAMQRSVTTGDRILIWNDRGSLVGRVKVSSGLQEQTIKIEQGFSTKEGKSVNILTANYLSDLGIGSAQYDCRINLKKI
- a CDS encoding mechanosensitive ion channel family protein, with amino-acid sequence MNTKNPSIVSMQSLFHRLYLQVMSIDLYESIAIFLIKLLIWYILAKIVIKFGTSFIQRVFQHRALRLNERRNRTLQSLVINVLRYVVYFLLIMAILEALNIPVTTLLAGAGVVGVAIGFGAQNLVRDVITGFFIIFEDQFAVGDSIQTGQFRGTVEEFGLRITKLRAWTGEIYILPNSSITQVTNFSNANSLAVIDVGVSYNEDLDRVFDVIKDVMLQAKIDVPDMIGEPQVMGVQSFGASEVVIRSTVECNPLMNYSVQREIFKRIKGKFDEVGIEIPYPHQVLITSSAIEKKSDSLTTELEKKQGEGS
- the ychF gene encoding redox-regulated ATPase YchF, yielding MALKAGIVGLPNVGKSTLFNAITKAGAEAANYPFCTIDPNVGVVEVPDPRLQQLADIVNPNRIVPTAFEFVDIAGLVKGASQGEGLGNKFLSHIREVDAIIQVVRCFEDSNITHVSGKVNPIDDIETINLELILADMESIDKRMEKTKKQLKSGDKKYQQEVSVLEQIKTTLEAGQAARTLELTEEEWALVRDLHLLTQKKILYVANVAEEEVANANANTYVEQVRQYAAKEEAEVIVISAKVESEIAELEGEDRQMFLEELGLEESGLDRLIRAAYKLLGLYTYFTAGVQEVRAWTIRKGTKAPQAAGVIHTDFERGFIRAEVVAYDDLVQAGSMVTARDQGKLRLEGKEYIVQDGDVMHFRFNV
- the ssb gene encoding single-stranded DNA-binding protein translates to MLNRIILIGRLTADPELRYTPNGVAVASFTLAVDRPRANQMGEREADFINIIVWQKLGELCAQYLRKGRLAAVDGRLQIRSYENKEGQRVRIAEVVAENVRFLDRGDQNPSSSSMMGNSSMAPSNYGGLGGGSQYPSGNPGNFGSGSSGLNREPAKETKFEDPFGDGRPIDLSDDDLPF
- a CDS encoding coiled-coil domain-containing protein; this translates as MDRNEMEELLGKFANMLIENMNKSIRDLDNRMEKGFLELNKRMDKLEARMDNLEARMDNLEARMDNLEARMDSLESRMDSLEKHSESNGNCISELKIGQTRIERRLLEVSDDVQFFKEKHIEREKEVWRLDKEVRELRQERRA
- a CDS encoding WD40/YVTN/BNR-like repeat-containing protein produces the protein MKTFSFKYWLLYLLLLDIFLLVGCGGQLTTGASPEKPAKEGTQKENHDNQVSHPTTVSSVKNNTSIPDSSVSPTTQTSPSNSSTTGAYIQQPNSIVFWNIQQGLLLSASNGHGLVWKTVDGGHSWTKVYEDSNLLSRVVLTGSTSAKVLVGDDWKNPKSQIETTNNGQTWVKMPYQKPLFADQACSIGKFGEDLFVNHSAPSSSQIWALCDGQPAAGQMSKLIVFSHDGGKNWTKKAEVTPKAANTNGLGLNGYPMGIDFLSDGRGWLWESRGNSFYTIDGGQNWIPFTNLTSPETKEARSMSLIDNQHGYALLWVNNKYLLMFTKDGGKSWSEANAWINQ
- a CDS encoding DUF3892 domain-containing protein; the protein is MSEKIIAIRKDGNGDIAYIKTESGKILSIEEVRQLANQGLIDSIDDLNKEGDWVIEQSAGTGERVEGHNLDMLPKF